The nucleotide sequence TATAAAATACATAAATTATTTAATACCTTGACAGTTTGATCAGATGTTGTATAACGTTTTCGGCCTTTGCATTGTTGGTTGAAATTATCAACTTTGACGGATCGGTTGACAGAAAATTTACCTTTTCCCTTTCCTTTGACCTGTTATGAAATAATAGAGTTAGAACATGAAATTTTTTTCATTCAtttatgtttttaaaatttaaagCAAAAATCTGTCAGCAtcaaattacatataaaaaatgtactaatcttaaaaaaaaaaaggaaaatatacATCCAAGACTCACCTTCTAATTGATCTAATAAAGTTGGAGGTTATTTTTCAGacgtaataaagttgttaaattaattgtacattgtcatgtttatttaataaatatttgACTTGTAAACCAAAGAAATAAACAATGAAGTTCCAAAAAACTCGAATACAATTATTATGATATTTGAAACTATTCCATGGTGTTACTGATAAGGCAAATTGATTAAACTATGTATTTgtacaaagaaacaaacaaaaaaagtATAAAAGTAATAATATAAATACAACCATTGGTTTAGTATCAGTAATAATGTTCGTATGGGTTAATTGTAGGTtgaattcaaaaattgagttatAATAGGCAATTGtcataaataaattaatataacaATATAATAGAGTCTGTAAACTTACATCTTGTCTTGTCGTGAAATGTAAGCCATCACCTACTTTCAACGTCTCTTTAACATGAACCTTCTTCGGTGTACTTGTCGGGACTGTTACTGATGTACTTTTAACAGATGTGGGCTGGTTATCATCTACCTCTATGTCCTGAAAAAatcatattaaaaaaaattaatagaagAGTAAAAATGGATACAAAGTATAATACCTAACAGATTCGAACCTCCAAAAGCGCTTTATCGTAATCAGCCCTAGATATCTGaattacatcatcatcatcatcatcatcagattcaACCTTCTTGCTCAACCTTATCTCAACCTCGTCTCGATACACCGTTAAATCAAACATAACATCATTAAGTTTTTCAAAAACCAATAAATCATCTTCTTGAACGCCAAGATCGTTGCAAAGTTGAGTCCAACCTTCTGAGAATACATAGTTTGAATTAACCTTACTTGTTGACACCGTCCACGGAGAACCCTTATAATTAACCTCATATGAGCCAGCCATTCCATCGTCTCCAAAACATTGTTGGACAAAAGATTCTTCAATCATCTACTTAATATGAAACATAACAAATTGAATGTTGACTATGTAGGTTATATTATTAAAAAAGAAATACATGCTAAATATAAAGTTTAAGGAAAACTTAATGAAATTACGTACCGTATAACCCAATGTTAGATGACGATTAATTGTGAAATAAGATTGCTCACATACGCCATTAACATAAGATGAAAGATAGAGACCAAAATGGTTCATGGGACGAAATGACAGGAGACAATCTTTCTGAAGTTTGAGATCTGAAACAACTTCTCCCCAGCCGTCAGTTAAGACTGGCATACGTTTTAATCGTTTCAACATTACGACCCAAATTTTCCCACTTGAGTGATATATACGCATCTTCCTATCGGCCCAATCCTCTCCGTAGAATTGATTAACAAAGCTGATAGGGACATCctgtatatatattaatattaatattaactataTTTAGTATTATAAGtttaaaaaataacttaaaaattatatTAGTCTAACAGCGGAATTATAGATTACATAAAGATTACTTACTATACTCAATGAGGATGGGTTTAGAAGATACTTTACAAATGAAGTATACATTTTGATACCTACAACAATAATTTATTTTCAAATTCTCGTAGTTTAGCAAACACTAATATATACAGTATACaacaaaaaaacaatatatacatAACACTGCTTGGACTACAAAAAATGACgactaaaataattaaaaactcAAATTTATATGATTAacaaattataattttatatgAATATAGATACAGTATTATAAATAAATTTAGTGCATCAGCAATTTAAATTTTTAATACCAGTATCTATCAAAATTTAAGTAAATGATTACATACTTCTTCATGAACAAACGTTTATGAAAACTATTGGATGGGTATATAAACACCTTTTGAAGATAGCATAACAAAACTAAACTAGAACAGTATATTTCAAACAAATAAAGACTCAATCTTACAAAAAACAACAATATTAATGGTTAACTTTAGAAATACATCAATGAAGTGGTATAAAATCAAAGATGGAAAAGATTTAAAGTAAAGTTTATGACCGATCACAGGAACATAAATGTTGTTACCTTTAAGTGAAGATTAGAAACCCTAGTTTCGGTTGCCGGAAACCATTATGTATGATGATTCCGGCGATAATCCGATATATAAACAACttttgaacatagcataacaaaACTAAACTACAACAGTATATATTAAACAATTAAAGACTCAATCTTACAAAAAACAACAATATTAATGGTTAACCTTAGAAGTACATCAATGAAGTGGTATAAAATCAAAGATATAAAAGATAATAAGTAAAGTTTATGACCGATCACAGGAACATAAATGTTGTTACCTTTAAGTGAAGATTAGAAACCCTAGTTTCGGTTGCCGGAAACCTAAATGAATGATGATTCCGGCGATAATCCGATGATAAGATCCGGTGCCAATTTGAGTTCTCCTAGGGATGATAAGAGTGATAAGAAGGATGATTTGATGGTAGAGTATGGTAAGGACAAAGTCCTTATTTAGAACCGCCATATTGAAATTTACATATACATCCCCTATAGTTTGATTTCTGACAAAAATAAAATTGATTTAATCTATAATTAACACAACAACCTTTTACATTACATAATAGAATAGAATAATAATTAtatgtttttaaagatatgaaAAAGGAAGATAACACAAATAAGTAAAGTATTAGAAATAATTTATGGTAAGTGTATATTAAAAAATTTATAATGTATTAAATAAATTACTTAAATACATTACATTACATGTATAATAAAATTTAATTCAAATATCAACCAATAATAAAATTTTAcgttatatttaaataaaataacaaataatattaaaattttatataataaaaaaatatatctaagTTTGCCAAATTAACGAATTATCATATTGGGTACTATATTTTAAGTAAGATTCATTATTTAAAGAAgggattattttttttaatatttaaataacGTAAAAAGTTGTTATCTTATTACTATGTAATTTTTTCTAAATACCAATTAATACATACGTAAGGATTAAATCATAGGTTCTTAAATTAAGTTATGTTACACAAAATCATATTAGCTcttatattttaaataataatatcaATACTCTAACGACATATTATTAAAATGTTATACACCAAAAAAGAATAATGATGTCATATGTATAAGAAACAAAAAACGGGATTAGAAAAATAAATTAGCAAAATAACAATTGATATAAAtaacaaacaactaaacaataaaacAACCATGTTCATAAAAATCAACCACACAGTTATAACCATTGtcaaaataaacataaataacCAAATACTTAAGAAAAAAACAGCCGATTTAATCAAATGTTCGAAATATAGGTGACTACTTTTCTTTCTTTGGAATTAGAAGAACTGCATCCACACCACCATCTTTACGCGACTTCGAAGAAGACTGCGAAGATACATCATCCACGTCATACACGGTTTCCAAATTGCGCTTCAAGTCACGCTCGCTGCTCGTATCAAACTCAGCATCCTTTCGATCAAACGATgttgtaaagccaactttaaacACATTTGAGCAAGGGGTTACATCGTCTCCCGTTTGGGATATAGAATCCTAGTTAAATAAAATGAATAAATAGGTATGAGTTTGAAACATACAATTAACATATAATGAGTTAAAGTTGAATAATAGATAAGGTAAACGATACTAAACCTTAACAGGCAAATAATCATTACGATTTGAATCGGATGGTTCGACATTGACGGCTTCCTCATCAATAGGCTgattttgtaaatttttttaagttaaaacAATATATCATATTAATCAGTAATTAAACATTGATGGAAGattgtaataataatataagGGTGAATTGGAATAACTATACCTGAATAGTGTCAAAATGTTTATCCAGCTCGGACAAAACAACCGGGTTATCAGTCATCTTGGAGACTGAGTATCCATCAGACTTCTTGCTGATGTTAAAAGAAGAAACAGCAATCTTGAAGGCAAACTTCATATTGAGTAATGAATTTAGCTCATTTGGAAAGCTTCCTTCGTTTGCTAactgttgaaaaataaaatataattaatatttttaaaataaaaaaaaatatgataaaatgaaTTATTTACTACATACTTCAATGTTGTTGTCTAAAAGCTGATTAGCATTAACCTTCAAAAGCTTTGTCACCTCACGCTCAAACAATGTTAGACTCACAATACCAGTGCAATCTTGGACACGTATATAAAGCCTAATTCTGCAAAAAAATATAAATGAGATTAACttattttgacaaaaaaaaaaacaaaaaatggtTAATATTTACCGTGGAATTGAtgtaacggtccttgtattacaAATATCAGTCTTGCATTCTAAGACAGTAACCTCTTCAGAACCATCAGTACCATCCTGCTTTTCTTTAACAACAGTAACGGTTGAAACCTTTTTGTTGCAGTTTGTGCACGCGTTGTAAAACCACTCATTGTTCGATGCAAAACTCTTGATAGTGCCAACAATGACAACAAACCTCGTCTGTGTTTAagatatatataatgtattaaaaaaattgatagTGTAAAACATATAAAAACTATCTGTTAACGTGTTACCGTATCTATTGAGGTTAACGACCCAATGGGAAAAAAGGTGAGGTCAGAAAGAAATTCTTCAGTGGCAGACTTCGCAACCGAAGAACTTAGGCCAGAATAACTGGAAGACATTTCGGGAGAAAGTTTCTCGATAAatctattaaaaaataaaaattaaaaatttagaTTCACAGAAATGCATAGGAAATTTAAATTAACTTATTAGGATAGTGAACCTTTGTTTAAACTCAGCAACCTCATCAATATCACTGTTAATTAAGACTCGGGTGACAGTATACAAATTTGAAACAGACAAATGCCCTGAACATATATATACAATTATTTTAATTAATGCAAACAATTATTCAAAATGTAACCATAAAGAAAAAAAACACAATATATTTGAAGTAATACGATACCTCCCCAGAATCTGTACTTCCCAAACTGAATGATTACGACGACATTTTTTTCACCTCGATTGCTGCTCTCATACTCCATTATTTGATCCGCATAACCGTCCCAAAGCGTCACGAAGATCTGCTTATTGCTGAACATTATtgaaatgaataaaatcaaaatagcaGTTCAGAGTACATAATATagaaaaataatatattaaacaataaaatagaggaaaaaataaataaatacttcaAGTCTTCAAGCATAAAGGTGACTTTCTTCTGGTTTTGTCCGTTATTAGTTTCTGTGTCTACCTCGAAGGGAAAACTTTTGACCACAAAACCAATTACATCTGTTGATAAAAATGAAATAGTGTCAACAAAATAAAAAATGTGCTGTGTTTAGTTAAATAGTTTTAATTGTATATCATACCAATTGGACTTTTAAAAAACTTGTTGTCAACTGTTGGATCCTCCACAACTGAATCAAAGGGAGTAAAATCAAAACCCCATTCAGAACCAATAGCCTCGTGGCATTCCTCAACAACGGTGTTGTTATTAAGGTTAATCTTCAAACCACCGTTAGCGTACTTCACCTTCTGACGATTCTCACCCAATGAAGGATTTCTAATCGTCAAACAACGCTTTTCTTCCAAAAGATGTTGATATCCAGATGCGTTTTTAGCCAAAACAAAAGCTTGCATTTTTGTTCCCTGCCAAACAACAACATTATTTTAGACAAATAATACGTACTTTGACAATTAACAGTATATAAACTTAAATTATAACATACGTATATGAACACTTACCTCACTGTCCATGAATATCATATCATAACAATACACTTTTCTAGCGTTATTGAAATCAGCTCTTGTCCACAAACGAACAATGCGTATTCTTATGGTATAGTTATCAACATTGAGGTCCAAATTATTCAACAATGTGATTGCACCTTCTTCCATTTCTGCAAAAAATTCAAAGTAAAGATTAGAAAACAAACACTATATACTAACACATTGTAATAAATTATAAATCAATATAGTATAGAAGTCTCATTGGTATTCTTACCAAAGAGTATGAAAAATGATGTAGAAAATGCTGAGTAGATAAAACTGAGTACAATGTGAAATGTTTAAAGAATATTTATAATAGGTAGACAAATTAAATTAAGTAAAGATTGTGTagtataaaaatttaaaatatcgAACAAAATCAATTATAGTATAAGATGAAAATGGAAATATGTAATATGGAggtgttttctaaaaatatagtCAATCAACATAAATGTCCAAAAATATGGTAATATGtcataaaaaattagaaaaagaaatGTAACTAACTAACTTAGTATACGCATTGTCAATATTAAATTCCTTATTAACCTTTTATTGAATTTGAAATTAAGGAACATTATAAAACTTTAGCAGTTTTAAAGTCAGCATTGAACTATGACATATTACACATTGATGAACATATCCATATAATGTGAATAACTAAGTATACTACATTTGTATATTTTTTGTTTGGCTTATTATAGATTTGTAAACGATTACAGTGGATAAAAAACACATGGGGCATATTAACAATTTCAATAGTTATTAATTGGAAATTGAAAAAAACGGAGGGATTTTTGATGATTAGTAAATTTCAAAAAAATGAAAACATTTATAAATATGCAACCTAATATGTCGTACATGACTTTCGgcaattattatatataataaaaaaattattctggtatgtttaaaaaaatgtttataatGTAACATCATAGTGTAATATATTAAAGATATAATACTAAGTTCATAATACTTTTTAATATATGCAGAGTTAgtttatatattgttttttatatatatttagttGTAAAACAATAATCAGCAATGTTATActgaaaatataaaataaatttttttCGATATAAGTAGTTTGAATATCACAGGTTTATCTATGATAAGATGTTCCAGTGGGAATATAAATTAGTAAAACAATAGATTATACTTTTAACTATTTTCTTACAGTGGTTAAAAAAAGAAATAGATTGAAAGATATATAAAAACTTGAAATTAAAGTCAAAAACCAATGTTATAACCAAAAAAAACTGGAAAGGCCCAAAAAACATGCCATAATTGTCATAGATCTAATTACTACGGTTAACGTAACGTACAATCATCTCAATAGTCAACACCTGCTCATTTTCATCAAAAGAAAAGTGAACCTGGTCACGGACCTTAATTTGAGCAGCTTTCATGAACTTCTTCCAAGAGGTTAAAGCGTAACGATAACCACGACCATTGGGTCTTCTTTCACGTATGGTACCGTTAGTAATCTGCAGTGGCGGGTCCAGATGCAAAAATTTTATGGTCAAATCTTTTAACCCTTCATGAAGCTTAGCCATGCGTGAAACAGGATTAGGAATTCTCTGTATTTAAGTAAAATtgataaaaaatattaatattcattaagtaaattaaattcacatcaaacttatgtgttttatcagttttcAAGATGATatgaaaacttacaaaataaTCATCACCGGCAGTACGAACAAACCGAATAACACCACCATGTACTTGTTCTTCAACTTCATTCTCAACATCTATTGGAGCAACCTCAGTCTGCAAATTAATATACAAATGATGAATTTCAGGCTGATATGTATAAAACATAGAATTAAGTACATATATTTAATTTACCTCATCAAGATGTAATTTAGGATATGTGATTTCAACCCCGGTTTTTCCAAAGACTTTCATATAGAAAAAATGTCCAAAACCTTTGGTGAATAAGAAATAACAACCAACCTCCAACTGAAACATACTAATAATTACATCCATACCAGCGGAAAAACCGACTTTGCCGTCATTAGTTAAAATGGAAACGTTAAACATTTGGTTGTCGATCATAACCGTAGAGATTACATCATTTGACGAAAAATCGTAAGTTTTGGGCAAAATACATTCAGGAATGACCTGTAGCatgttaaaaaaagtaaaaaggtTAGTatctataaataaataaataatatttgaatatatcaGGAAAAAAAATTCACATTTGTCTTACATAAAAATTGCATGATGGAGGTTGCATATATGTCCAGAAAGACCCACGACTAACACCATCTTTATAAGTCATTAACTTAAACGTAGCATGATCTAAAGGATTAAATACTACCAAACATCCCTGAGTTAGTCCCAAGTGTTCAACAACATTGGACCAACcacgaaagaaaaaaaaacttccCTTTAGACGCGCTTAAGAAAACATTAAAGTGACGACCATCTTCACTGTGTATCATAACATTAGTAGGGCATTTGTCAACACCCCACAGTTTGGAAGCCGCATCATCCGGAATGGACTAATCATAGAATTAAAGGGAAAATGAATTGTAAATATTTTCAATTGATTTAAAAAATAGAATAATAATTATATGtttttaaaaatatgaaaaaggAAGATAACACAAATAAGTAAAGTAAAATTTTTTCCTATACCAGAATAAGTTGGTCTGCTCGATTCATTACCCTACAGAACCAGGGTCCTCTGTAACTGAATTACATAATACAATGTTAACAAAATATAACACGACAAAGGGATTgttagaaaattcaaaaactaTCCACATAATACCTTGATGAACGTTCGCCCATACTAAAAACCTGCAAAAAAACAGGTTACAATAAAAATACGACATCAAATCTAATataattcaaaaaaaataattaacAAACAAAGGATTAATGAATAAGTTGAAGAATGAGTTGTATACCATAAAAATAACCATACTAAGAAATTCAATAAATTGTATAAATAGTAAATTAGTGAAATATAAATTTCATAACCATACATAACATACTTTTCGTTTCAAACAGTTGAATCAGAATTTTTATAAGACATGTATTTAGCAAAATACTAAATAgtgattagggttaatgataTCGATACCACTTGAAATATCAGTTACACAGTTAAATAGAACATAAATAATACAAAAAACTCTATTTGTGGTTATATATAATAAACTATACAAATGTTAAAACAGAGGTGCAATATACTTACCGATGCTTGTATTTGGAGGTATGATGATGAACAAAAAAAAGAAAACGCTTCTCAAGTAAAGGATTGCAACATTATACTAAAAACAATTTTGTATATATATGGAGTACAAATGGAAACGGTTCCAAAATtacctaaaaaaattaaagattATTCATTCAAAAAGGCAAGTTTCCATATATAATGAAGTTAGGGCGGTTAAGGAATATACAGGAAATCTgtgatgagaaaaagaaacaaTCTGTCGACGAAGCAATCAGTCAGAGAGATTCGAAGAAACTATTTTGAGGAGTCGTTGACATTGCCGAGGAGTGTAAGAAAATTATATAGCTTAACATTTCCTGAGACTCCTTGGCAACATCAACGACGCCTCAATGTTCCAAGCAAAAAACTTTCACTGATTTTTTATTCAACAGAAAGTTTCTTCTTAACAAAACAGGTTTAAACGCGAAATATAACTTACTGGATAAGTCACATGGATATTATAATACAATACGTTAGTAAAAAAGCATATACCTTAATGAAGAAGGGACAGGCATACTATAAACCTGCAAAAACAGGTTTGAATGTGAATAAAAAATCAGATTTTATATTGAATTTCAACAGTAATGTTAATCATCATAAAGCATCAGATCTTCATAGAAAATCAGATACAGgctaaaattaaaagaaaaaataacaaaaaaacaaCAAATCAAACAGATCTTATATTAAAAACAATATATTCAAAGACTTTATGGTGCATACAATACAGAATCAATCAAAATTAAACGTTTTTTGACCAAGAAACTGTGATATCAGCTTATCATTTTAGGGATTTGAATAAATCTAGCATCAAATTCAATAACAATAACATAAAGATCTGGAATATGAATAAACAACAAATTTTTGACCATGAAACTGTGATATCAGCTTATCATTTTAGGGATTTGAGTAAACATAGATTCAATTTCaataacaataaaataaatatctggaatatgaataaacaacaaatttcaataaaaaattaaacatttttttacaatgaaatttTGATATCAGCTAAACATTTTAGGGATTTTAACAAATCTAACATCAAGTTCAATAACAATAACATACAGATCTGGAATATGAGTAAACATAAAATTTAATAACAACATAATAATGTTACTAAACATTATAAACAGATCTGGACTTAGAATCGGACTTAGGGTTTCATACACATAACAA is from Helianthus annuus cultivar XRQ/B chromosome 9, HanXRQr2.0-SUNRISE, whole genome shotgun sequence and encodes:
- the LOC110892410 gene encoding replication protein A 70 kDa DNA-binding subunit B-like encodes the protein MEEGAITLLNNLDLNVDNYTIRIRIVRLWTRADFNNARKVYCYDMIFMDSEGTKMQAFVLAKNASGYQHLLEEKRCLTIRNPSLGENRQKVKYANGGLKINLNNNTVVEECHEAIGSEWGFDFTPFDSVVEDPTVDNKFFKSPIDVIGFVVKSFPFEVDTETNNGQNQKKVTFMLEDLNNKQIFVTLWDGYADQIMEYESSNRGEKNVVVIIQFGKYRFWGGHLSVSNLYTVTRVLINSDIDEVAEFKQRFIEKLSPEMSSSYSGLSSSVAKSATEEFLSDLTFFPIGSLTSIDTTRFVVIVGTIKSFASNNEWFYNACTNCNKKVSTVTVVKEKQDGTDGSEEVTVLECKTDICNTRTVTSIPRIRLYIRVQDCTGIVSLTLFEREVTKLLKVNANQLLDNNIEVCSK